CGAACCAATGATGAGAATGGAGTGGAGGTCTTCTCTTCTGGGCACTGCAGTCTACCTCTGGTCCGCCTTCCGGCTCTCCTTGCCGACCGCCGTTGCCAGGATCAGCAGGAATCCGCCCCAGACGATGCCGCCAATGACAACGAAAGTCGCGATCGCCGCATTGCTCATCTGATCACCGGTTCGGCGGCGCGAGCGCGCCGCATGATTGAGTGCGTGAAGTTGCGGTTGTGGAACGGCCGCCGCAAGTAGCCGGTACATGACGGTGCTGCCCCGCATGACGGTCGCGGTTCGACTCTTGCAAATCCCGGCGTGCGTCCTCCCGGACCGCCGGATGGCGGCTGGCCACGAATGCAGCGTCGCGCCGCACAGGCGCGGCGGGCTGATCATAGATCATAGCCGCACCACGCAAGTACGGCCCGCAGATCACGCATCACGGGGGGATGTGTCATGCCGGAAATCGGGACGATCGAGGAGAAGCTGGGGGCGATCATCATCGACGGCCAGCGCTGCGACATCTGGGTCCGATCGCAGCCTGACGACGATGGCACCTGGCACAACGCACTGCTCTTCCGGCGCAACAGCCGCGTCGCAAGCCGCGACGAGCTCATGACCGGCGTCGAGTGGCACGTTCCACCCGGCATCGCGCTCGACCGCGCCCGCGAGCTCGGGGAGCAGGAGCAGATCGCGCTCTTCAAGCGCGCGATCTCGCCGAGGCCGCCACTGCTGTAGCCGCAGTGCGGCGACATCGCGGCGCGAACATAGCGCTGCGAACACCGTGGCGGTTGAGGCCACGGTGTTCGCGCCTTCTTGCAGCCCCGCAAAAATCTCGTCCGAACCGCGCGTTGCCAGGCGGACCCGTCTTGCGGGGCAACGAGTCGGGCTGAAGGGTGTGGGGCGCTGGCCGGAGGGCATTATGCCGTCGCGGCAGTCGCCGGCGACGTTCAATGTTCATTGGGTCAAGGTCCGCCGGCTGATTGGAGGATTCGCCGCGCGATGCGCGCCGAAGGTTCCATGAGCGTCAGAAGTACAGGCCGGTGGAGGATTCCATTCTCCCGGGTGTGCTGAGGCATTTGGTCGATTCGGCGCCCGGCCGGCGACCGCCGGGCGTTGCGCCGTTTCCGGCCGCCGGCCGTCAGCGGCTGATCGAGTACACGTAGGCGGCGACTTCGCGGACCTGCTCATCCGTGATGGGCGCACCGCCGCGCGGCGGCATCGCAGCGGCGTACTGTACGGGGCTGGCGACGCCATTGGTGATAATTGTCACGATCTCGTCGTAGCTGCCCTCGATGTTCAGCCATTCGGAGTCCGCGAGTGCCGGCGCGAGCGGGCCGCCGACCCCGTTGGCGCCGTGACAGGCGAAGCACAGGCCGGGACCGCCGAATACCGTCTGACCCGCGGTGACCATCTCCTGCGTCACGCCCTCGGGCAGGTCGACGGCTGCGACCGGACCTGCATCGGGCTCCGCCGTCGCGACCTGCTCGGGCAACTGCAGTTCCTCAGCGACGACGCGGTTGGGCGAGCCGTACTGTGCCATCTCGCCAGCGTGCTCGCCGCTGATGAGCACGCTGGGGTCCTCCAGCGGCGCCTTCGTATAGCCGCGACCATCCGTTGTATCGGGATCGCCACATGCTCCGGCTGCCACCACCACGAGTACAGCACCGGCCACGGGTGCCCACCTGCTAACCGTCATCAAGCCTCCAGGGACGATTCGTCGTTAGTGTCCGGTCAATGCCACACTGCGGGAGAGGTCCACTCCTCAGCCGGGTAAATCTACCGTGTGCCGTCGGTTCCGCAACTCTGCGCGTGCGAGCTGGGGCAGGCGGTCACATCGACTGCCGCCGGCATGCCTGACCGACATGTCTCAGCCGCTCCGGATTGGAAAATGCGTCACCGCACGAACACAGTTTCGACGCGGAGCTGAGGCCGTCACGGCGGCGGGATGCACCAGGCAGTCGCAGATGCAGCGTGCCCGCAACCATGCACACACGGCCCGAGGTGGGGATGCCGGCAGCGAACGAGGCAGTGAAATGATGGATGCCGGGGTGCGCAGCGGTACGATCGTGACGCTCACAATGAACCCTGCCATCGATGCGAGCACATCGGTCGAGCGTGTGACACCGGACGACAAGCTGAGGTGCGACGCGCTGCGGCGGGAGCCGGGCGGCGGCGGCATCAACGTCGCGCGCGCGATCGGCCGGCTGGGCGGCGACGCCCTGGCGCTGTATCCGGCAGGTGGAGCGATGGGTGCCCTGCTCGAGAAGATGCTGGAAGATGAGCCGGTGCGGCAGGAGCGTCTCGACGTCGCAGGTTCGACCAGAGAGAACGTCACGGTAGCCGAGTCGAGCACGGATCGGCAGTACCGTTTCGTCATGCCCGGTGCGGAGCTGACCGGAGCCGAATGTTCTGCGATCCTCGACCGCATGGACGCGCTCGACCCGGCGCCCGACTACGTCGTTGCGAGCGGCAGTCTGCCGCCTGGTGTCGGACCGGAATTCCACGCCCGGCTCGGTCGGCGGGCGCGGGATCACGGCGCCCGGTTCGTGCTGGACACGTCGGGCGCAGCGCTGCGCGAGGGACTCGCTTCCGGTGCCTGGCTGATCAAGCCGAATCTCCGCGAGCTCGGCCAGATCGCCGGGCGAGACGTCTCGGATGACACGGAACAGGAGCGGGTCGCCCGGGGCCTCGTGGACAACGGCGTTGTCGACGTGGTCGTGGTGAGCCTCGGCGCGGCCGGGGCGCTGCTCGTCACGGCCGGGGGGTGCCAACGCATTCGCGCTCCCACCGTCCCCATCCGCAGCAGGGTTGGTGCAGGCGACAGCACCGTCGCCGGGATCGTGCTCGGAATGGTGCGCGGCCTGAGCGTGAGTGAGGCCGTCCGCTACGGCGTTGCGGCCGGCGCCGCGGCAGTGATGACACCGGGTAGCGAACTGTGTCGGCGTGGTGATACGGAACGGTTGTTCGCGCGGCTGCAGGACGATCCTGTCGCATCGAGCGCATAAGCGCCCGCATGCGATTGGCCGCTTCGGTTGATTTTCCCCACCACGATTCAGCGCCTGCCTGACATACTGCAACCGCTGCGGGGTGCAGATTGCCTTATCGCACGACGCAGCTCGATGCGGAGCACAGTGGACCGGTCATGCCGGCCGGGGTGCGATCACCACCCACTCACCTGCTCCGGAGGTCCAGCATGCACCCACGCCGGGAAGCACCCGCCCTCTCCAGTCTCGCCGCAGTGGGAAAAGGCGATGAGATTCAGATCCGGGAGATCCTGTTCGATGGTCTGCGGGCGCACTGCGAAGGCCTCGACGTGTCGGTTGGCGACCGGGTTCAATGCCGGGCGGCCGGCCACGCGGCGATTCTCCTCCTTACACCCCGCGGCCGGTCCGTGTCTCTCAGGATTGACCTGGCGCGGTTCATCAAGGTGAGCTACGCATGAGCTACGGCCTGTTCACGGTTCTGCGGACCGAGCTCGCCAGGCCGCAGCTCCTGCTGGAGAAGCTGGAGCTGGCGACCGGCAATGGCGTGGCGGCGGAGCGGCTTACGCAGGAGCTCGCGCAGGCGGCGGCCGCCGATTCGACGACCGACTCCTGGCATGTCGTTCCCAGTGACGGCAGTGGAGAAGCCAGGCAGTGGCGCGTCGAACCCACCGGTCCCTGAAGACGCGCGTCGTCACGGGTGCGGCGCCGAGGGCGGGAAGCCTCTCGACAGATGTCCGGGTCACTGCTCGGGCGCTGGCGCCCTGCTCAAACCCAGTTCGTCCGAAATATCCTGCATGGCAGCTATGACGTTCGAGATGTGATCGTCGAGGTCCACACCCAGGAGCTCGGCGCCATGCCGCACCTCGTCGCGATCGACACCCGCGGCGAACGCCTTGTCCTTCATCTTCTTCTTCACGGACTTGGCAGTCATGCCGTCGATGCCGGTCGGGCGCATGAGTGCGGTCGCCGTAACCAGGCCCGTCAGCTCGTCACACGCGACGAGCGTGCGATCCAGCGGTGACTCGGGCGCCGTGCCGGTGAAGTCGGCGCGGTGCGCCAGAATCGCGTGCAGGACCTCCTCGGGATAGCCGAGACGGCGCATCTCGTCGACCGCGCGCAGGGGATGCTCGTCGGGATACTTCTCCCAGTCGAGATCATGGAGCAGTCCGGCGAGGCCCCAGAGGTCCTCATCTGCGCCGGCTGCGCGAGCGTACCACCGCACAGCGGCCTCGACCGAACGCATGTGATTGCGGAGCCCGGTGTTCTCCACCCACTGCTCCAGCAGGTTCAGCGCTTCCTCGCGTGTCGGCATGCTCTCCTTCCGGTGCGCGGGACAGACCGGGAATAATGGCGCGCAGCGCCGGCGTTGTAAACCGCTCGGCGATCAGCCCCGGAACCCGTGCAGACGTTCGGTCAGGGACGGCGCGTCGTGGGCGGGTGCGGCACACGTGCGGCCGGAGCACACGTATCCCCGCGGCGACTCACCGGTGACCATTGCGGCCAATTCCGGAGGGAGCATCGCGAGATCCGCCGCAGTGTCGCCGTCACCGCCGCCGGGATTCAGCCGACGTACGACGGTACGCGGGTGATAGGCACGCAGCGCCGACTCCCAGATCGGGCCGCCGGCCGGCTCGACGACGACGACGGTCGTGACGGGCATGAGCTCCCAGGCGAGGGCCTTGAGCCAGGTGGCAGCGGCGCTGCCGAGGCGGTCGACCGAACCGGCGAACGCGCGCAGAATGGCGCGCGCCACGGCTGCGGCCTGCTCATCGCCGGTATAGGCGTGGAGACGCAGCAAG
The sequence above is a segment of the Longimicrobiales bacterium genome. Coding sequences within it:
- a CDS encoding cytochrome c encodes the protein MTVSRWAPVAGAVLVVVAAGACGDPDTTDGRGYTKAPLEDPSVLISGEHAGEMAQYGSPNRVVAEELQLPEQVATAEPDAGPVAAVDLPEGVTQEMVTAGQTVFGGPGLCFACHGANGVGGPLAPALADSEWLNIEGSYDEIVTIITNGVASPVQYAAAMPPRGGAPITDEQVREVAAYVYSISR
- a CDS encoding 1-phosphofructokinase family hexose kinase codes for the protein MMDAGVRSGTIVTLTMNPAIDASTSVERVTPDDKLRCDALRREPGGGGINVARAIGRLGGDALALYPAGGAMGALLEKMLEDEPVRQERLDVAGSTRENVTVAESSTDRQYRFVMPGAELTGAECSAILDRMDALDPAPDYVVASGSLPPGVGPEFHARLGRRARDHGARFVLDTSGAALREGLASGAWLIKPNLRELGQIAGRDVSDDTEQERVARGLVDNGVVDVVVVSLGAAGALLVTAGGCQRIRAPTVPIRSRVGAGDSTVAGIVLGMVRGLSVSEAVRYGVAAGAAAVMTPGSELCRRGDTERLFARLQDDPVASSA
- a CDS encoding HD domain-containing protein, which codes for MPTREEALNLLEQWVENTGLRNHMRSVEAAVRWYARAAGADEDLWGLAGLLHDLDWEKYPDEHPLRAVDEMRRLGYPEEVLHAILAHRADFTGTAPESPLDRTLVACDELTGLVTATALMRPTGIDGMTAKSVKKKMKDKAFAAGVDRDEVRHGAELLGVDLDDHISNVIAAMQDISDELGLSRAPAPEQ